The following coding sequences lie in one Musa acuminata AAA Group cultivar baxijiao chromosome BXJ1-8, Cavendish_Baxijiao_AAA, whole genome shotgun sequence genomic window:
- the LOC135588144 gene encoding squamosa promoter-binding-like protein 3 isoform X1, translated as MDWIPKTPFQWDWETLELFSGKESELSKPAQVPDSKIGGSARICDGSVCSSSGGASSVLELDNRSSKSSISASIDSLSETGKRKSQFNFDSTERAPYNLNKNIFARVEGSGTSPASVTAGYSREPLTGLKLGRTSFEDGGAGNNIENLSSSASITLSIALVKKSKVSQQTFQNFYCQVEGCNIDLTTAKDYHRKHRVCVNHSKSPKVIVAGQERRFCQQCSREHP; from the exons ATGGACTGGATTCCAAAAACTCCTTTCCAGTGGGATTGGGAAACTCTGGAGTTATTCAGTGGAAAAGAAAGTGAATTATCTAAACCTGCACAAGTACCTGACTCTAAGATTGGAGGTAGTGCACGTATTTGCGATGGATCTGTATGTTCATCTAGTGGTGGTGCCTCCTCGGTTCTAGAATTGGACAATCGTTCATCCAAGAGCTCCATCTCAGCATCCATTGATTCCTTGTCCGAGACAGGAAAGAGAAAGTCACAGTTCAACTTTGATTCAACTGAACGAGCCCCATATAATCTGAACAAGAATATCTTTGCAAGGGTTGAGGGATCTGGAACATCACCTGCATCAGTGACTGCAGGCTACTCTAGGGAACCACTCACTGGTTTGAAGCTTGGGCGGACTTCTTTTGAAGATGGTGGTGCAGGAAATAACATTGAGAACTTGTCTTCCTCAGCTTCTATAACCTTGTCCATTGCGTTAGTCAAGAAATCTAAGGTGTCTCAGCAgacctttcaaaatttttattgcCAGGTTGAAGGGTGTAACATTGACCTTACAACAGCTAAAGATTATCACCGAAAACATAGAGTCTGTGTAAACCACTCAAAGTCTCCCAAGGTGATCGTAGCTGGTCAGGAGCGCCGTTTTTGTCAACAGTGCAGCAG GGAACATCCTTAG
- the LOC135588144 gene encoding squamosa promoter-binding-like protein 12 isoform X2, which yields MTISFSSPRISSSDHDDGHQMNLVFGRAPPSNVPATVSSPWDDLGSFKLIQPKESWTKSNKAGGSNGLLQFSSTSQTHDITPFHHDLDPLLPLKGIATEVLNHSSTSKHLKDLEASVFASNLDGPPDLLSALSLLSTNSWNPVNPGTSSTKYVNTKNAFTTHPEVNMIDATTGLLQDEQPLAQPLTTTQPFHLQNNNGQFQEFQRLKAPFRASSFDSTRRH from the exons ATGACTATCTCTTTTAGTTCTCCGAGGATCTCTTCATCAGATCATG ATGATGGACATCAAATGAACCTTGTTTTTGGTCGAGCTCCTCCGAGTAATGTGCCAGCAACTGTAAGTTCCCCATGGGATGACTTAGGCAGCTTCAAGCTTATTCAACCTAAAGAATCTTGGACAAAGTCCAATAAAGCAGGAGGCAGTAATGGGCTGCTGCAATTTTCTAGCACCAGTCAAACACATGATATCACCCCTTTTCATCATGACTTGGATCCACTCTTGCCATTAAAGGGCATCGCCACTGAAGTCCTTAATCATAGTAGCACTTCGAAGCACTTGAAAG ATCTGGAAGCATCTGTATTTGCTTCTAACTTGGATGGACCACCGGATCTTCTCagtgctctctctcttctgtcaaccAATTCCTGGAATCCAGTTAACCCTGGAACAAGTTCTACCAAGTATGTCAATACAAAGAATGCATTTACTACTCATCCTGAAGTAAATATGATCGATGCAACAACAGGATTGTTGCAAGATGAGCAACCATTAGCACAACCATTGACAACGACACAACCATTCCATCTGCAAAACAACAATGGTCAGTTCCAGGAATTCCAGCGGCTCAAGGCTCCTTTCCGAGCCTCTTCCTTCGACTCAACTCGGAGACACTGA
- the LOC135588145 gene encoding large ribosomal subunit protein uL11-like, with translation MPPKFDPTQVVDVYVRVTGGEVGAASSLAPKIGPLGLSPKKVGEDIAKETAKEWKGLRVTVKLTVQNRQAKVSVVPSAAALVIKALKEPERDRKKTKNIKHNGNISLDDVVEIARVMRPRSMAKDLAGTVKEILGTCVSVGCTVDGKDPKDLQTEISDGDVEVPLE, from the coding sequence atGCCGCCCAAGTTCGATCCCACCCAAGTGGTCGACGTCTACGTCCGGGTTACCGGCGGCGAGGTCGGCGCCGCCAGCTCCCTCGCCCCGAAGATCGGGCCTTTGGGGCTTTCCCCGAAGAAGGTGGGTGAGGACATCGCCAAGGAGACGGCGAAGGAGTGGAAGGGCCTCCGCGTCACCGTGAAGCTCACGGTGCAGAACCGCCAGGCCAAGGTGAGCGTCgtcccctccgccgccgccctcgTCATCAAGGCCCTCAAGGAGCCCGAGCGCGACCGCAAGAAGACGAAGAACATCAAGCACAACGGCAACATCTCGCTCGACGACGTCGTCGAGATCGCTCGGGTCATGCGGCCCAGGTCCATGGCCAAGGACCTCGCTGGCACCGTCAAGGAGATCCTCGGCACGTGCGTCTCCGTCGGCTGCACCGTGGATGGGAAGGACCCCAAGGATCTCCAGACGGAGATCAGCGACGGCGACGTCGAGGTGCCGCTCGAATGA
- the LOC103995171 gene encoding auxin response factor 19 isoform X2 has product MKAAANGAAVPNPCEGDRNTINPELWHACAGPLVMLPPVGSLVVYFPQGHSEQVAASMQKDIDAHVPNYPNLPSKLICLLHNVTLHADLETDEVYAQMTLQPANSYDKEALQASELALKQTRPQTEFFCKTLTASDTSTHGGFSVPRRAAEKNFPPLPPSQELQARDLHDNLWTFRHIYRGQPKRHLLTTGWSLFVGGKRLFAGDSVLFIRDKKQQLLLGIRRANRQPTNISSSVLSSDSMHIGILAAAAHAAANHSPFTVFYNPRASPSEFVVPFAKYQKAVYSNQISLGMRFRMMFETEELGTRRYMGTITGISDLDPVRWKNSQWCNLQVGWDESAAGERRNRVSIWDIEPVVAPFFICPPPFFRKRPIPPGVPDDESSEMEIFFKRAMPWLGEEICIKDSQTQSTIMPGLSLVQWMNLQQNPSLANQTLLAETLQSLNGAVMQNLGTTDLCRQYGLHPQTLQHNNIQFNTNRFPPQAQEVDEIVKVPIPLNQLSVASAPPQQMPDLTVQTKHQFVNQALPNQRHNNVVQPQVLVQTQVQPQQQPVLQNNQLSQSSLPQDQQHPQQLLLQQLRQQLQQQQHQQQHHQQLQQQYEQQQSRTPVMVPSQMNEQLSDQHIQLQLLKKLHQPQQQQQQQQSFSQSRMQQPQHSQIQEYQKAAIDVPQQLSNSHAQVQQPAILQQCAKAISQVARPQTFQNQPQQNPPQQQLLHGELHRAFLPASPATNLIRASGSLLGAGRAQSGVTDDIPSCSTSPSANNVVILPDSILNRTQHCNISTEKMSQSVTMLGPNFFEAAAVNPDISKEITKDVHNAKLLIPISKVQNQAVVAPQTYISNAVQMDCLDTTSSATSVCLSQTDGPLRQSLPLSSSNQPSMLRDPLPDIDVQGTDPRNSLLFGVNIDDSLGIPLATDSLLINNVDSGKYQNHIAGNVVANYNTSKDIQQELSSTMVSQSFGVPDMAFNSINSTTNENGFLNKNSWVPTPPLPLQRMRTYTKVYKRGAVGRSIDVTHYSGYDELKHDLARMFSIEGQLEDRQRIGWKLVYVDHENDVLLVGDDPWEEFVNCVRCIKILSPQEVQQMSLDVDLGNNNLPNQACNSSDGGNPLRGHGDQNSGNPSAGSYDRFE; this is encoded by the exons TATGACAAGGAGGCATTGCAAGCATCAGAGCTTGCATTAAAACAAACCAGGCCACAGACAGAATTCTTTTGTAAAACACTTACTGCAAGTGATACAAGCACTCATGGAGGTTTCTCTGTACCTCGTCGTGCTGCAGAGAAAAATTTTCCTCCTCTT CCACCTTCTCAAGAACTGCAGGCGAGAGACTTGCATGATAATTTGTGGACCTTCCGTCACATCTATCGAG GTCAACCCAAAAGGCACTTGCTCACAACTGGTTGGAGCTTATTTGTGGGTGGAAAGAGGCTCTTTGCTGGTGATTCAGTCTTATTTATTCG GGATAAAAAACAACAGCTTCTTTTAGGCATTAGGCGTGCTAACAGGCAACCTACTAACATATCATCATCGGTTCTTTCAAGTGATAGTATGCATATTGGGATTCTTGCTGCTGCAGCCCATGCTGCCGCCAATCACAGCCCATTCACTGTATTTTACAACCCAAG GGCTAGTCCTTCAGAGTTTGTTGTTCCTTTTGCAAAGTACCAGAAAGCAGTATATAGCAACCAAATATCACTGGGTATGCGCTTTCGTATGATGTTCGAAACCGAAGAATTAGGAACACGAAG GTACATGGGTACAATCACAGGTATTAGCGATCTAGATCCTGTTAGGTGGAAAAACTCACAATGGTGCAATTTGCAG GTAGGATGGGATGAGTCTGCAGCAGGTGAGAGGCGCAACAGAGTCTCTATATGGGATATTGAACCTGTAGTAGCTCCTTTCTTCATCTGTCCTCCACCATTTTTTAGAAAGCGACCCATACCACCAGGAGTGCCAG ATGATGAATCATCAGAAATGGAAATTTTTTTCAAGAGGGCAATGCCTTGGCTTGGAGAGGAGATCTGCATAAAGGATTCTCAAACTCAGAGCACTATAATGCCTGGCCTAAGTTTAGTTCAATGGATGAATTTGCAGCAGAATCCCTCTCTAGCTAACCAAACCCTGCTGGCAGAAACTTTGCAGTCCCTTAATGGAGCAGTTATGCAGAACCTTGGCACAACTGATCTTTGTAGGCAGTATGGTTTGCACCCTCAAACATTGCAGCATAATAACATACAGTTCAACACTAACAGGTTCCCTCCACAAGCCCAAGAAGTTGATGAAATCGTTAAGGTGCCAATTCCACTGAACCAGTTGAGTGTTGCTAGTGCACCACCACAACAAATGCCAGATTTAACCGTGCAGACAAAGCATCAATTTGTTAACCAAGCATTACCGAATCAGAGGCACAACAATGTTGTGCAGCCACAAGTACTGGTCCAGACTCAAGTGCAGCCACAGCAGCAGCCAGTGCTTCAGAACAATCAGCTATCACAATCCAGTCTCCCACAAGATCAGCAACATCCTCAGCAACTGCTTCTGCAACAACTAAGGCAGCAGCTTCAGCAGCAGCAACATCAACAGCAACACCACCAGCAACTTCAGCAGCAATATGAGCAACAGCAAAGTAGGACCCCTGTTATGGTCCCCAGCCAAATGAATGAACAGTTATCTGACCAACACATTCAGTTGCAGCTGCTAAAGAAACTCCATCagccacagcagcagcagcagcagcagcagtcatTTTCACAGTCCAGAATGCAACAGCCTCAACATTCTCAAATTCAGGAATACCAGAAAGCTGCCATAGATGTACCACAGCAATTATCAAACTCCCATGCACAAGTTCAGCAGCCAGCAATCTTGCAACAATGTGCAAAAGCTATTTCACAGGTTGCAAGGCCACAAACCTTTCAGAACCAGCCACAACAAAATCCTCCTCAGCAGCAACTTCTACATGGTGAGTTGCATCGGGCATTTCTTCCTGCCTCACCAGCAACCAATCTGATCCGTGCTAGTGGCAGTTTGCTTGGTGCTGGGAGGGCACAGTCGGGAGTTACAGATGACATCCCATCTTGCTCTACATCACCTTCAGCAAACAATGTAGTTATTCTTCCCGATTCAATTTTAAATAGGACCCAACACTGCAATATTTCAACAGAAAAGATGTCTCAGTCAGTTACAATGCTTGGTCCAAACTTCTTCGAAGCTGCTGCAGTGAATCCTGACATCTCCAAGGAAATTACTAAAGATGTACATAACGCGAAGCTTTTGATCCCAATTTCCAAGGTGCAAAATCAGGCTGTTGTTGCCcctcagacatacataagcaatgCAGTGCAAATGGATTGCTTGGACACAACCTCTTCTGCAACTTCAGTGTGCCTATCTCAGACTGATGGACCTTTGCGTCAAAGCCTACCTCTCTCTTCTTCCAATCAACCGTCAATGCTAAGAGATCCACTTCCAGATATTGATGTCCAGGGCACAGATCCAAGAAATAGTCTCCTATTTGGAGTTAATATTGATGATTCATTGGGAATACCTCTGGCCACTGATAGTTTGCTAATTAATAATGTTGATTCAGGAAAGTATCAGAATCATATCGCAGGAAATGTGGTTGCCAATTATAATACCTCAAAAGATATCCAACAAGAGCTatcatcaacaatggtttcacaatCATTCGGAGTTCCAGACATGGCATTCAATTCTATTAATTCAACAACTAATGAGAATGGTTTCTTAAACAAAAATTCCTGGGTACCGACTCCACCACTGCCACTTCAACGCATGCGCACTTACACGAAG GTATACAAGCGTGGAGCTGTTGGTAGATCGATAGATGTCACACATTATTCAGGCTATGATGAGCTGAAACATGATCTTGCACGAATGTTCAGTATAGAGGGGCAGCTCGAAGATCGGCAAAGAATTGGCTGGAAGCTAGTTTATGTAGATCACGAGAATGATGTTCTCCTTGTGGGGGATGACCCATGGGA GGAGTTTGTGAACTGTGTTCGGTGCATCAAGATATTGTCCCCACAAGAAGTCCAACAGATGAGCTTGGATGTCGATCTAGGGAACAACAACCTCCCAAATCAGGCTTGCAACAGTTCAGATGGTGGAAATCCCTTGAGGGGCCATGGAGATCAGAACTCAGGCAACCCTTCGGCTGGATCATATGATCGCTTTGAATGA
- the LOC103995171 gene encoding auxin response factor 19 isoform X1: protein MKAAANGAAVPNPCEGDRNTINPELWHACAGPLVMLPPVGSLVVYFPQGHSEQVAASMQKDIDAHVPNYPNLPSKLICLLHNVTLHADLETDEVYAQMTLQPANSYDKEALQASELALKQTRPQTEFFCKTLTASDTSTHGGFSVPRRAAEKNFPPLDFSMQPPSQELQARDLHDNLWTFRHIYRGQPKRHLLTTGWSLFVGGKRLFAGDSVLFIRDKKQQLLLGIRRANRQPTNISSSVLSSDSMHIGILAAAAHAAANHSPFTVFYNPRASPSEFVVPFAKYQKAVYSNQISLGMRFRMMFETEELGTRRYMGTITGISDLDPVRWKNSQWCNLQVGWDESAAGERRNRVSIWDIEPVVAPFFICPPPFFRKRPIPPGVPDDESSEMEIFFKRAMPWLGEEICIKDSQTQSTIMPGLSLVQWMNLQQNPSLANQTLLAETLQSLNGAVMQNLGTTDLCRQYGLHPQTLQHNNIQFNTNRFPPQAQEVDEIVKVPIPLNQLSVASAPPQQMPDLTVQTKHQFVNQALPNQRHNNVVQPQVLVQTQVQPQQQPVLQNNQLSQSSLPQDQQHPQQLLLQQLRQQLQQQQHQQQHHQQLQQQYEQQQSRTPVMVPSQMNEQLSDQHIQLQLLKKLHQPQQQQQQQQSFSQSRMQQPQHSQIQEYQKAAIDVPQQLSNSHAQVQQPAILQQCAKAISQVARPQTFQNQPQQNPPQQQLLHGELHRAFLPASPATNLIRASGSLLGAGRAQSGVTDDIPSCSTSPSANNVVILPDSILNRTQHCNISTEKMSQSVTMLGPNFFEAAAVNPDISKEITKDVHNAKLLIPISKVQNQAVVAPQTYISNAVQMDCLDTTSSATSVCLSQTDGPLRQSLPLSSSNQPSMLRDPLPDIDVQGTDPRNSLLFGVNIDDSLGIPLATDSLLINNVDSGKYQNHIAGNVVANYNTSKDIQQELSSTMVSQSFGVPDMAFNSINSTTNENGFLNKNSWVPTPPLPLQRMRTYTKVYKRGAVGRSIDVTHYSGYDELKHDLARMFSIEGQLEDRQRIGWKLVYVDHENDVLLVGDDPWEEFVNCVRCIKILSPQEVQQMSLDVDLGNNNLPNQACNSSDGGNPLRGHGDQNSGNPSAGSYDRFE, encoded by the exons TATGACAAGGAGGCATTGCAAGCATCAGAGCTTGCATTAAAACAAACCAGGCCACAGACAGAATTCTTTTGTAAAACACTTACTGCAAGTGATACAAGCACTCATGGAGGTTTCTCTGTACCTCGTCGTGCTGCAGAGAAAAATTTTCCTCCTCTT GACTTTTCAATGCAGCCACCTTCTCAAGAACTGCAGGCGAGAGACTTGCATGATAATTTGTGGACCTTCCGTCACATCTATCGAG GTCAACCCAAAAGGCACTTGCTCACAACTGGTTGGAGCTTATTTGTGGGTGGAAAGAGGCTCTTTGCTGGTGATTCAGTCTTATTTATTCG GGATAAAAAACAACAGCTTCTTTTAGGCATTAGGCGTGCTAACAGGCAACCTACTAACATATCATCATCGGTTCTTTCAAGTGATAGTATGCATATTGGGATTCTTGCTGCTGCAGCCCATGCTGCCGCCAATCACAGCCCATTCACTGTATTTTACAACCCAAG GGCTAGTCCTTCAGAGTTTGTTGTTCCTTTTGCAAAGTACCAGAAAGCAGTATATAGCAACCAAATATCACTGGGTATGCGCTTTCGTATGATGTTCGAAACCGAAGAATTAGGAACACGAAG GTACATGGGTACAATCACAGGTATTAGCGATCTAGATCCTGTTAGGTGGAAAAACTCACAATGGTGCAATTTGCAG GTAGGATGGGATGAGTCTGCAGCAGGTGAGAGGCGCAACAGAGTCTCTATATGGGATATTGAACCTGTAGTAGCTCCTTTCTTCATCTGTCCTCCACCATTTTTTAGAAAGCGACCCATACCACCAGGAGTGCCAG ATGATGAATCATCAGAAATGGAAATTTTTTTCAAGAGGGCAATGCCTTGGCTTGGAGAGGAGATCTGCATAAAGGATTCTCAAACTCAGAGCACTATAATGCCTGGCCTAAGTTTAGTTCAATGGATGAATTTGCAGCAGAATCCCTCTCTAGCTAACCAAACCCTGCTGGCAGAAACTTTGCAGTCCCTTAATGGAGCAGTTATGCAGAACCTTGGCACAACTGATCTTTGTAGGCAGTATGGTTTGCACCCTCAAACATTGCAGCATAATAACATACAGTTCAACACTAACAGGTTCCCTCCACAAGCCCAAGAAGTTGATGAAATCGTTAAGGTGCCAATTCCACTGAACCAGTTGAGTGTTGCTAGTGCACCACCACAACAAATGCCAGATTTAACCGTGCAGACAAAGCATCAATTTGTTAACCAAGCATTACCGAATCAGAGGCACAACAATGTTGTGCAGCCACAAGTACTGGTCCAGACTCAAGTGCAGCCACAGCAGCAGCCAGTGCTTCAGAACAATCAGCTATCACAATCCAGTCTCCCACAAGATCAGCAACATCCTCAGCAACTGCTTCTGCAACAACTAAGGCAGCAGCTTCAGCAGCAGCAACATCAACAGCAACACCACCAGCAACTTCAGCAGCAATATGAGCAACAGCAAAGTAGGACCCCTGTTATGGTCCCCAGCCAAATGAATGAACAGTTATCTGACCAACACATTCAGTTGCAGCTGCTAAAGAAACTCCATCagccacagcagcagcagcagcagcagcagtcatTTTCACAGTCCAGAATGCAACAGCCTCAACATTCTCAAATTCAGGAATACCAGAAAGCTGCCATAGATGTACCACAGCAATTATCAAACTCCCATGCACAAGTTCAGCAGCCAGCAATCTTGCAACAATGTGCAAAAGCTATTTCACAGGTTGCAAGGCCACAAACCTTTCAGAACCAGCCACAACAAAATCCTCCTCAGCAGCAACTTCTACATGGTGAGTTGCATCGGGCATTTCTTCCTGCCTCACCAGCAACCAATCTGATCCGTGCTAGTGGCAGTTTGCTTGGTGCTGGGAGGGCACAGTCGGGAGTTACAGATGACATCCCATCTTGCTCTACATCACCTTCAGCAAACAATGTAGTTATTCTTCCCGATTCAATTTTAAATAGGACCCAACACTGCAATATTTCAACAGAAAAGATGTCTCAGTCAGTTACAATGCTTGGTCCAAACTTCTTCGAAGCTGCTGCAGTGAATCCTGACATCTCCAAGGAAATTACTAAAGATGTACATAACGCGAAGCTTTTGATCCCAATTTCCAAGGTGCAAAATCAGGCTGTTGTTGCCcctcagacatacataagcaatgCAGTGCAAATGGATTGCTTGGACACAACCTCTTCTGCAACTTCAGTGTGCCTATCTCAGACTGATGGACCTTTGCGTCAAAGCCTACCTCTCTCTTCTTCCAATCAACCGTCAATGCTAAGAGATCCACTTCCAGATATTGATGTCCAGGGCACAGATCCAAGAAATAGTCTCCTATTTGGAGTTAATATTGATGATTCATTGGGAATACCTCTGGCCACTGATAGTTTGCTAATTAATAATGTTGATTCAGGAAAGTATCAGAATCATATCGCAGGAAATGTGGTTGCCAATTATAATACCTCAAAAGATATCCAACAAGAGCTatcatcaacaatggtttcacaatCATTCGGAGTTCCAGACATGGCATTCAATTCTATTAATTCAACAACTAATGAGAATGGTTTCTTAAACAAAAATTCCTGGGTACCGACTCCACCACTGCCACTTCAACGCATGCGCACTTACACGAAG GTATACAAGCGTGGAGCTGTTGGTAGATCGATAGATGTCACACATTATTCAGGCTATGATGAGCTGAAACATGATCTTGCACGAATGTTCAGTATAGAGGGGCAGCTCGAAGATCGGCAAAGAATTGGCTGGAAGCTAGTTTATGTAGATCACGAGAATGATGTTCTCCTTGTGGGGGATGACCCATGGGA GGAGTTTGTGAACTGTGTTCGGTGCATCAAGATATTGTCCCCACAAGAAGTCCAACAGATGAGCTTGGATGTCGATCTAGGGAACAACAACCTCCCAAATCAGGCTTGCAACAGTTCAGATGGTGGAAATCCCTTGAGGGGCCATGGAGATCAGAACTCAGGCAACCCTTCGGCTGGATCATATGATCGCTTTGAATGA